The following proteins come from a genomic window of Gossypium raimondii isolate GPD5lz chromosome 5, ASM2569854v1, whole genome shotgun sequence:
- the LOC105770829 gene encoding GATA transcription factor 25 codes for MYGQSQPMNVPAPVTSSGVDVRDDVSASASVDNHQNVSYDAHPLNNGVGVEGVHTDPIYATAEAASAADLAIVQRVDDASQLTLSFRGQVYVFDAITPNKFHAVLLLLGGCELTSGPHGVEMSSQNLRSGVDFPRSNQPHRAASLDRFRQKRKERCFDKKVRYGVRQEVALRMQRNKGQFTSSKKSDRTDSCSTQDNDNLPDSSCTHCGISSNSTPMMRRGPSGPRSLCNACGLFWANKGTLRDLPKKTRDHSVPPVEHRDSEANDSDSGTAIPTTRSNIVSFSNGDGSVLIAKHYCPCKYGHCFS; via the exons ATGTACGGACAATCCCAGCCCATGAATGTCCCCGCCCCGGTCACCAGCTCCGGCGTGGACGTACGTGACGATGTTTCAGCCTCCGCATCCGTCGATAACCATCAAAATGTTAGTTACGACGCTCACCCTCTTAACAACGGCGTCGGAGTTGAGGGCGTCCACACCGATCCCATCTACGCCACTGCCGAAGCTGCTTCCGCCGCTGACTTGGCTATCGTTCAGCGAGTTGACGACGCCAGCCAACTCACTCTTTCGTTTCGCGGCCAGGTCTATGTTTTCGATGCTATTACTCCTAATAAG TTCCATGCGGTGTTATTACTGTTGGGTGGATGTGAACTGACTTCAGGTCCCCATGGCGTTGAAATGTCATCCCAGAACCTAAGG AGTGGTGTAGACTTTCCGAGATCTAATCAACCGCATAGGGCAGCTTCTTTAGATAGGTTTCGTCAGAAGAGAAAAGAGCGATGCTTTGATAAGAAAGTCAGATATGGTGTTCGCCAGGAGGTTGCTCTTAG GATGCAGCGTAATAAAGGTCAATTTACATCTTCCAAGAAGTCTGATAGAACTGACAGCTGCAGTACTCAGGATAATGATAACCTACCAGATAGTTC ATGTACTCACTGTGGCATTAGCTCAAATTCAACCCCAATGATGCGACGTGGTCCATCTGGTCCAAGGTCTTTGTGCAATGCTTGTGGACTTTTTTGGGCAAATAAG GGTACTTTGAGGGATCTTCCCAAGAAAACACGAGATCATTCCGTGCCTCCAGTCGAGCAT AGAGATAGTGAAGCAAATGATTCAGATTCTGGAACTGCTATTCCTA CTACACGAAGCAATATAGTTTCTTTCTCAAATGGTGATGGCTCTGTGCTAATTGCCAAGCATTATTGTCCGTGCAAATATGGCCACTGTTTCAGCTAG
- the LOC105771040 gene encoding protein NETWORKED 2A, whose amino-acid sequence MVEILTLIADVEEKVSNMLEIIDDDGDSFAQRANMYYRKRPELLAIVEDTYRAYRALAERFDYLSRDLQSANRTIATVFPDQVPYSLHDEDDENSCLVLTSSSLNKSKSLKPGSRVPSPKTDFRSQSMLLLRKGQLKKAFSSAKAASSLNSGLSKEEALEEINKLQKEILEMQTERELVKNSYEQGYNKLCEIENDITEKQKRIYSLQDEYDIRSAIDDNEARILMANRVLKTCQESLVKLQETHEQSTEEGRVESKRIKKVNEAFEALRKKFNSPQTDQQKQKKASSARDVDNMVYEFNSAEKEREYMELLQKEIEEKLELDSSSSLTMSQLADKIDDLVQRVVNMETAVFSENASVKRLKSDADELQEHVKSLEEDEEVLAEGSDSMEQRISVLEGELSGVKELLKTIIEQNNSLKAHFTAASCDINHLSVNLHAVKMDEEVENAELSKEGKPKVDAKPNRKTKEYCTELLPRDSPALDTGSEMEEKDEDVSAEEINTVDSESRNKFDVDSTKDSEVINEFKDEKKSLSKTASCTTDTENPQVETEEEELPNWRNLYLSGLDEREKVLLDEYSSVLHNYKDVRKKLKEVDQKNRDSFYELASQIKELKSALAARDEEIQSSRQHLSFIDENKDGNLSEYEASHAIMSPESTLTESIQASPVAAGEGKGEPIENPGEGKRESTEKAGEGKGESIENPGEGEGESIENPGEGEGESIKKAGEKSKGDAMQARSLTRSRSILTVEDKIRSDIDELLEENLAFWLRFSTCFHQIQKYQNSVKDLKAELSKMRERKKQEAGGKEEPVGSEARPIYAHFREIKTELTLWLENNAVLKDEVQCRYSSLCNIQEEIERISNVSGHEGEPQFNGYQAAKFQGEIINMKQENNKVSNELNAGFDCVKQLKEEVENLMVELDKEIEAATSKNQQSVSRSRSRIPLRSFLFGIKLKNKWQQKGPSMFACGHPTLQRQYSYLTDPTDPS is encoded by the coding sequence ATGGTTGAAATTTTGACTTTAATCGCAGATGTGGAGGAGAAAGTCTCTAACATGCTTGAAATCATTGATGATGATGGAGATTCCTTTGCACAAAGAGCAAATATGTATTATAGAAAGAGACCAGAGCTTTTAGCCATTGTTGAAGACACTTATCGAGCTTATCGAGCATTAGCTGAGAGATTTGATTACTTATCAAGGGATCTACAAAGTGCCAACCGCACCATTGCCACTGTGTTCCCTGATCAAGTTCCATATTCCCTTCATGATGAAGATGACGAAAATAGTTGCCTTGTATTGACTTCTTCAAGCCTCAATAAATCAAAGTCGTTGAAACCGGGATCAAGAGTTCCTTCGCCAAAGACAGATTTCCGGAGCCAGTCGATGTTGTTGTTGCGAAAGGGACAGTTAAAGAAGGCTTTTAGTTCAGCTAAAGCTGCTTCGTCTCTGAATTCGGGGTTGAGCAAAGAGGAGGCATTGGAAGAAATAAACAAGcttcaaaaggagattctagAAATGCAAACCGAAAGGGAGCTTGTGAAGAACTCGTATGAGCAAGGGTATAACAAGTTGTGCGAGATCGAAAACGACATAACCGAAAAGCAAAAGAGGATATACAGTTTGCAGGATGAGTACGATATTAGATCTGCCATCGACGATAATGAAGCTCGGATTTTGATGGCGAATCGAGTTCTTAAAACGTGCCAAGAGTCTTTGGTTAAGTTGCAAGAAACACATGAGCAATCAACTGAAGAAGGAAGAGTTGAATCCAAGAGGATTAAGAAAGTAAATGAGGCGTTTGAAGCTCTTAGGAAGAAGTTTAATTCCCCACAAACAGATCAGCAGAAGCAAAAGAAGGCGAGTTCAGCTAGGGATGTTGATAACATGGTTTACGAATTCAACAGTGcggaaaaagagagagagtaTATGGAATTACTGCAAAAGGAGATAGAGGAGAAGCTTGAATTAGACTCGAGTTCCTCTCTTACAATGTCGCAGCTTGCAGATAAAATTGATGACCTTGTACAAAGAGTTGTTAACATGGAAACTGCAGTCTTTTCTGAGAATGCTTCGGTAAAAAGATTGAAATCGGATGCCGATGAGCTTCAGGAACACGTTAAGAGCCTCGAAGAAGATGAGGAAGTGCTAGCTGAAGGCTCGGACAGCATGGAACAGAGGATTAGTGTGTTGGAGGGGGAACTGAGTGGGGTTAAAGAGCTTCTAAAAACTATTATAGAACAAAATAACAGCCTCAAAGCTCATTTCACTGCAGCAAGTTGTGATATCAATCATTTATCAGTGAATTTACATGCGGTGAAGATGGATGAGGAGGTCGAGAATGCCGAACTCTCCAAAGAAGGAAAGCCCAAGGTGGATGCCAAACCAAATAGGAAAACCAAAGAATATTGTACCGAGCTGCTTCCTAGGGATAGTCCAGCCTTAGACACTGGGAGTGAAATGGAAGAGAAGGATGAAGACGTCTCAGCTGAAGAAATAAACACTGTTGACTCTGAATCAAGAAATAAGTTTGATGTTGATTCGACAAAGGATTCGGAAGTGATAAAtgaattcaaagatgagaaGAAATCTTTGTCCAAAACAGCAAGCTGTACCACTGATACAGAGAATCCACAAGTAGAGACCGAAGAAGAAGAGCTACCAAACTGGAGGAACCTGTACTTGAGTGGATTGGATGAGAGGGAAAAGGTTTTACTCGATGAGTACTCTTCAGTTCTTCATAATTATAAGGATGTAAGAAAGAAGCTTAAAGAAGTAGATCAGAAAAACCGAGACAGTTTCTACGAATTGGCATCTCAGATCAAGGAACTGAAGAGTGCTCTCGCAGCCAGAGATGAAGAGATTCAATCTTCACGCCAACACTTGAGCTTTATCGACGAAAATAAGGATGGGAACTTGTCAGAATATGAAGCATCCCATGCAATCATGAGCCCGGAATCTACGTTGACAGAGTCTATTCAGGCATCACCTGTAGCAGCAGGTGAGGGGAAAGGTGAACCCATTGAAAATCCAGGCGAGGGGAAACGTGAATCCACTGAAAAAGCAGGTGAGGGGAAAGGTGAATCCATTGAAAATCCAGGTGAGGGAGAAGGTGAATCCATTGAAAATCCAGGTGAGGGAGAAGGTGAATCCATTAAAAAAGCAGGTGAGAAAAGTAAAGGAGATGCTATGCAGGCAAGGAGTTTGACTCGATCTCGTTCTATTTTAACCGTAGAAGATAAAATCCGGTCTGACATAGATGAGTTGCTTGAGGAAAATCTAGCCTTTTGGTTGAGGTTCAGCACATGTTTTCATCAGATacagaaatatcaaaattcagtCAAGGACTTGAAAGCTGAGTTATCAAAaatgagagaaagaaagaagcaaGAAGCAGGTGGAAAGGAagagcctgttggatcagaggCACGCCCCATTTACGCTCATTTCCGAGAAATCAAAACTGAATTGACGCTATGGTTGGAAAACAATGCGGTGTTGAAAGACGAAGTGCAATGTCGATATTCTTCGTTGTGCAACATCCAAGAAGAGATAGAAAGGATCAGCAATGTCAGTGGCCATGAAGGAGAGCCTCAGTTCAATGGATACCAGGCCGCAAAGTTTCAAGGTGAGATTATAAACATGAAACAAGAAAACAATAAGGTTTCCAACGAATTAAATGCAGGCTTCGACTGTGTAAAACAACTCAAGGAGGAAGTTGAGAATTTGATGGTCGAGTTGGACAAGGAAATCGAAGCTGCAACATCGAAAAATCAACAATCCGTGTCAAGATCACGATCTAGAATCCCTCTTCGGTCTTTCTTATTCGGAATTAAGTTAAAGAACAAATGGCAGCAAAAGGGGCCATCAATGTTCGCCTGCGGGCATCCGACTTTGCAGAGACAATATAGTTACCTTACAGATCCTACTGATCCTTCATGA